The window gccaaaaattcttcgaaggaggACCTTAGGCTCGgactaaattatatttttattctgtACGTTTGTAGGTGTGCTTCCAAGGATAATATCACCGGTTcgtcgaaaaagaagaagtaatcCCTCTCCTAGGTTTCTTGTTTTGGGCCGACTGCAAAGGGGTAGGGGGAAGGGGTAGGTACATCTCTCACCCCTCGGCTCAGATTTTCTTTTCACGATTCGGCATTTCCCTATTACCAAGGTTCAACCATAACCATCAGCATAATTTGTGTAAGATAAGGAGCTCACCGTGTGTACTTTTTTGGATTTGATTCCGGCAACAGGTTTAATTCGTGAAAACGGATTTAGGTGACGCTTCCTTGGTGCCTGCAGTTCGCATAGGGCATCACAAAGGCAGATATAGGGTGGTTACTTTGCGATTAGTTTCCTTTTACAATTATCAGTATTTGCGTTGATTATCTTGTCAGGAAGCAGAACAAGACTTGGTTGCTTCCACAGGAATTAGTCCTATGAATGCTAGGAGGGAAAAGCGAAGCTTCTCATCATTTCATCACAAAACTAATGTGATGTCGAAGTACAGTAGAGGTTATCGCCCGGAATATCATTGTACTTACCTTTATAATTGTTCTTCTTTATAATCGAAGCATACATACATTTAACAAATCCTGAAATCatagtttttcttttcataattttacGCATCATCAAGTTCAGCgtcatttttttcaaagcatTGATATTTGGCTCATTGCATTGTGTGCTAAGGCATGTTTTTggcgttttgttttttttcattttccttatttttcactCATCCGTTTGCTGGTTACCTAAAAAAAGCATGAATAAAAATGTCGGCCATGTCACAGATTTGCCactaacaaatatttctggACCATGCTGTTCTCAAcaacacaagaaaaaaaaaatgaaattctccAATCATATTGTCCTGTTTCGGTTGCCAGAAACATttgaataataattttgcgACCATAAGTGGGAGGTTTGGTTTTTGTCATAGCATTTTCAGTGTTGAGGAGTTGTTGATTGCTTGCATTTCTCCTTTTGTCTGCAGctgaaaatcatgaaaatatGTAATTCCTTAGTTTTTCCAATGTTTCCTAGTGTTGTTGGCTAAAGAAGTATATCTGGAAAGTAAGTTGGGTGCGTTTCATCACATAAAAGAAAGTGGTTTCAAAATTATTCTCTAGAAGAATAGTTTCACTGGAAGAGTCCTTTTTGTAATTCACTTATTTGTTGATTCGTTAATACAAATACAATTCTTATCCTGGATTAGTTGTTCAAAACAGAGTTGAATAGCTTGATTACGGACTATCGGATATGATGGTAAACAAATTATGAGTTAAAAAAGTGTATTTTCATATTTACAACTAGGAACTAGTGTGGAAAGAATAGGACTCGCTAAAATAACGAGCGAACCATTCACATCCGCTTTTTGAAAAAACCTATCCTTAGAAATTATCAAAAGCGATGATACTCTAACcgcaaaaaaaagtaaaaatcaaaTACGATAAGCATCCATCATTCAAAACGCTTCATCGCAAGCATTTTCATCCCTTCTACTTGGCTCTTGCTAAAACTGTAATTATATTATTTCTTTCCCTCTGATTGGTTGTTGTAAAAAAATCATATAAttcattttccaaattttcttttcttttgataCAATACGCAtgtatttcctttttctttttatttttcaggtaaaaagatgaaaaaaaaggGGAACGGTGTCATAAAACTACCCTTCATAGTGTTTTCGCATGAAataatttttacagcaaagtccTTACTGCACTACAACTATTTACCTTCTGACTTTCAAAAGAAGTGAATAAATGTTATATAAAGTTAGCAATGTTTAAACCTAGTATGGAGCCTGAATTCGCACCCTACGGAAATACCTACAGGTATtacatacatttttttattaattctattttctgaaaatctaattaaattcagctttttgtttgtttttctttttttaaattggTTGTTGGATATAATATTCGATATAAAGGATTATTTGTTCATTTTGTTTACATATGAAGTGAATGGTTAATGGATGGTATCCATATAACGGACGTTTTGCATACCattcataaataaattaaaatacatCTCTAATATGTACATGGTTAATTACATTATGATTTCATAAATATccagcaaagaaacttcttaTAAATAAAAAGAGAAATCACATGTCTCATAGAAGAACTTAAATACCTTTCcttcttctcaaaaaaaatacctTGCCTGCTTTCATTAGTGAAAAATAAGAGAAACGCATCTCCTTTGACGTAACAAACTAAGTAAAACAAATACAGAATAATCGATTGGTTCGATAACCAGTTGAATTGCGCATCTAATTATGCTTGACTGTCtcaatttgaaatgaaagatACATTTCAACATTTTCTACTTAGCATTGGAGAGAATCAATTGCTTCCCTCCCCCCGACATTAATTGATCCATGAATTTTAatatgaaacaaaatcttaaggaCGTCATTGAGCACTATCGACAGCTCAAACTAAACTGCGTTTCTTGAATTTTGCAAACCTCTGAACCAATCTAAACACCTAACTTCTTACCAAAATTTTCAGTCCATTTACTCTTTCGGCTTcttcgatttttttgtttttcttatcaGGACTTCTAGTCCCAattatcttcttcttcctcttgcTGTACTGGTGCGTCTCGTCTGATACTATCACGATCGTTATTACCGCGATCATTCCCACTGTTGCCACCGCCCCCACTTCCTCCACTGCGATTATCATAATTACGATTTCGACCTTGATTATTTCGGCCCTGATTACCACCTGACCATCGATCGTTTCGGGGATTTCCTCCCCCACCTTGTCGGAAATTGCGACCACCGCCGCGATTACCACCACCAGAAGACGGTCGATCTGAGCCTCCATAGAATTTGTTTCCGCCGCCGCCACCGCCAGGCATATCGTTAACTCCGCCTTGTTCGAATGGATTATTTCCACCAACCTGATGTTGATCACCACCATAATCATCCATCCCGCCATGGAATGGTATATGAGGATTGCCTCCAAATGGATTGAATTTAGGTGGGGGCTGAACACCTAGTAATCCTGTACGAACATCACCGCCAAATCGTGGTGGGAATGAATGCATCATGCCTGGCGGGTTCATAAATTGTGGATTCATCGGTCCCATATGGGGTGGTTGTGACGGTCGCATGAAATCCATGCCTCCCATACCAGTTAATGGTGGTATCGACTCCATATGTATGTTACCGCCTGGCATTAACATACCAGGTCCAGGAACGGGTGCTCCTCCCATAATTGGGTCCTCATTCTCAGCATCCAACTGCAATATCTGGCCGTTACTATCAATGAAAATTCCCAAATTGGTTAGCACCTGCTGTAGATACTGATTAGTCGCTAAAAAGTTCATATCAAAAACCTTATCCGGATTAGGATCTTGGTGGAATTTTTTCAATTCAGTTGAAACTAGCGCCAACTGCTGGTTGACCATAATCTTGAACTTGGAGTTCAAATTTTTGTACCAAACAGATTTTTGCAACAGCATTCGAATATCAACGTTTTGCCCTAATCCTGAGCCACTTGTTTGGCTTTGTCCGACCGGTTTAGATAGCAATGAGGATGCACCACTGCCATCGGCATTCTCTTTGCGTCGTCTGGGATCCAATCGTGGACCACCGATAGAAATGCCTACGTTAGTTTTATCTATAGGATCTGGCGTAGATTTCTGTATAGATCCAAGAAGCAGTGGTGGTGCTGTATGTGGTGGTGATCTCAACATATCACTATCAGTTCCAAACTGATCACCAATTGGTTCTTTTAAGCAAAAGATGCGTCGAAGTCGAGGATCTAATGTTTTCTCTGTGACTGTCATAGTTCGTCGTATTTCACTATAATCAGGTTTAGGAATTGATACCTCGTAGACCTGTTAGTGGATAGAGAGcggaagaaaaaaaggaaatattgttTGAAGGCTAAATCAGACAAATGAGACTACTTTCTATCACATAACCATACACCTAGAAACTTACCTTGTACGGTATTGGAGCATGAGATGCTATCGAACCATCGATTTCCGTCGCGGGAGTATAATTTGTCATAACAGGCTTAAAAGGTAGTCGCAGGTCTATATCTCCGGATTCTAAGAATGATGACACACGCATATCACGATCGCCTGAGTATtctcgatcatcatcatcagctccACCGCGACTATTCTCCTCATCATCATCGCCACTCCCTATAGCGGCACCATCATAAATACTCGCCCTTTGGTATTTGGGCGGTGGTGAAGGCTCACGAATCACACTCGGTATTACATCCTGCTGGATGACCGCCATCGAAGATGACTCTTCCGAAATTGACGATCTGGTAGTTGTATCGAGATGATCTCCAGCTTTAACATTGTCTTCATCCGCGTCCCAATCTCCCTCGTAGTTATCAACTGGTTTCGTTGATTTCGTTTGATTTGGAGTGAAGTTCCTTCGATCGTCCAAactaccaccaccaccacctaaACGTGGATCACGGAACTGTCCTGAAGCCATACTACTACTGCTGCGGTCATAGAATGAGTCCTTGTCCTCATAAGACGATCCAGTCTTGTTGCGAGGGTCATTGCGCTGCTGGTttcgacctccataatagtCATCGCGACGAGACGAGCTGTTGCTATTGAATCCGGAATAATCACTACGATCATTTCGACTATTATTGGCAGCTCCTCCATAGAAATCCGAGGGTGAATTAGTTTTTTTCTGCCACGGGAAATCGTCTTTGCTATCCATCCACGAATCAGTTTTGTTTTGTTGCCAACGCATTTTGCCTCTTTCATTATTGAAATCCTGCTGTCCCTGTTGCCATCGAGTATTATTGCTCTTTTGCCATGACGTATTATCTTCATTTGATTGCCATCGATCATTGCTATTTTCCTGCCATTGATCGGCATCTTCTTTACGATAATTACTATCACTGTCTTCTTTGCGATAATCACTTGTATTATGCTGGGTGGTCGATGCTGCTGGGATGTCTCCATCATCATCCCAATCGTCATCATCCTCACCTTTTGTTGTGAAAACACTACGAGGTATCGGTTTCGGCGGTGAGGCAATCCCGGACTGTTGGGAAAAGTAGATAAAAAATAAAGGGGGATGCTCTGAAATATGAAAACTTAATACATTACTTCATCATCACTGCCGTTATATCGGGACTCATCGATAAGTAGTTCTGGCTCATCTTCGTTTGAGGGATCGTCATCCTCCTTATCCTCTTCTGAAAAGTAAATATAACATTAAATACTAACCCTCAATTTATGTACACGCCCAATACTCACTAAGTAAATCATTGAAATCGGTTTTATCTGCATCTTTTAAGTTGGAATCCTTGAGGTATTGTGAGAAATCCATGGTATTACTGCAATTTGTGCCAATTTTACCGGAATTTGGCGTGGGTTCTGGCGACGCAATATCTAAATCTTGTAACTGGGATCCCCCCACGATCGATGACGTTGTGGAAGACTCTGTTATTTGGCTTGATAGTGGAGCTAACTGACTGTTAACATTTGTAGTAACTGTTGATCCCGATGCTTGCTTCGATGTTCCTGAGGCTTGAACTGCACCAACTAAAAATCTCATATCAACATCTTGGCTGCTGTAGGGTGAAAATAAAGAGAAGCATCGTAAATCCTAGGAAGGATAggtttctttttaatttaaaagatGGGTCATAGTTCCAGAGTCAATTTGCTGGTAGTTAGCTTAGATATAAGCTAGGTGAGATAGATTATTGGATATATTTTCACTACTCTGGAGGCAGTAATTTTTTGCTAACATCCATACTTACACAGACTGACTGTCATCATTGAAAACGCTTGAAGAATGTGTAGCTGCTATGGTTGAACTCAAATTGCTGGTAGAACTATTCTGACTGAGATTTGCTGATGACGGGAGTACTGATGATGTAGATGCTGTTGTTGTCGTAGCTGATGCGCTCTGGGAGATGAGACCTAACTTCTGTATATTCATCGCATTAAGCTGAATCTCATTGATTTGGCTGATCGTTAGGCCAACACTATTCAACTGTGCCACAGTCAGTTGACTGATCTGTTCCAAGTTCTCGATGCCGATAGCTTCAAGCCGCTCGATTTGTTCAGGCGTGATGACACCCTTTAAGTTTTTCAAACTCAGAATATCAGACGCTGCGACTGTTGTTAGAATAAACAAAATAGAAGTAGTTTGTTATGAGGGATTATGCTGTTTGAAAAATTGTATGTGAGCTACCTGAGGTAGGTTGACTACCACTCGTGCTGGATTGAGATCCGGAAAAATCTCGCCATCGAGATTTTCTTGGTTTGTCAGCTGATTTGTTCGAAGAACTGAAGCTTAGATTGTTTGTTGAATTATTACTTGTTGATGCTGCCTTGTCCCTATCGTCTTTATCCCAGTCTTCTGTGGATTTTATTGAAGAGATTAAGGTATGAATGAGAGGTTATATAAGTTGCTTTGTGCTATTAAGAATTTCATTCCGATTCGCTCTATTTTTTTTCGCTGATATATCAGGTCAGGAAtgattcattgttcaaagtctTGTCGTAACTATCGGAGACAACTGGACACACTAAAAGTATTTCTACTGGGGTAGCTAAACCTACTGCGAGCGTTAGATCCATTAGGAGGGCGTgacttaatatatattttgactCTCTAGGAAAACTAAGGCTACTGCGAGGTTTGAACTCATTAGGAAGATTGCATCTCTTGAGAGCAGACCTTCGGGGGGCATTCGATTTTCTGGGAAAATATGGTTGACTAGGAAATCATCTAAAATATCTAGAGCTTCTGTAAGATCCACACTCACTTGGCGATTTAGATCTTCTTGAAACCTATTGGGAAACCAAAGCTTCTTGGAAAACCCTAGCCCCTAAGGTGCTAAATCTACTTAAATTAATCTTACCTTCATCATTGCTCGGATACATAGGTTGCGATGATACATTCGAACTTGCAAATGGATTTCCACTACCTCTGTTACTATCGGACGGTGAACGTGATTGTCGACCAAACGATTGTGATAATGGTGCAGGCGAGCGTGATTGACGTCCAAACGAAGATGATGATTGCATTATTAAACCTGATGATGATTGTGGTGATGATGGCAAATCAAAGGTATTTTCAATACCCTTCTCTGCACATAATTTGGCATGAGTGGCTAAGAGTTGATTTGTCGCTGCTTCACGGCTTATACGTCGgaaatttccaagaatttccTTTGGTGCAGTTTCAATATGTTTTAATAGAATGTTCTTTAATTGTTCGGTTAAAGGATCACCATGGGAGAATTTACATTCACTTTTATATACACATTCCATTCCCAGATAATAGTATTTACATGGGAAATCGGCGTGCATATAAGAACACTTGTCTTTTTTAGCGCAACAATTCATCAGATAAAATTTACATAGTTCAAGTTTGCGAGGTGCCCGGGCATCATGGGATCGTGAACAATCATCTCCCTGTAGGGGTAGAGGAAAAACAACTATGATTTAGAGGCATGTACTGGAATGTTGAAATGTTCTTTGAGTTATGGTCAGTTAACTTGAAGTAATGTTAATGTTCAAGAACTAATCGGACATCGGCTCGAGTAGATATTACTATGAATTCAGCACAAGGTTCAAAATCAGGTCATAATACGAGAGCCTGTGTAGACGTCGACCTCATAGCTGTAGACCAAACATCAAATATTAAAAGCAACAGCTAGGAAGCCGGTCTATACTCCAAGACATGTTTAATAAAAAAACGAATTGAAATTACTCGGCCACAGTACACAATTCCAGATAATTTGACTCCCAACTAGCTTCACTTTGAGTCTATGATCCAGAAATAGTTGGAAATCAAACTGCTCTGAAGCATGCAAATTAGAAACTAGACAATTATATAAAGCAATATAAATTTACATCATTACAATGACCCCTCATGTTCATAATACATACACCATCCGAATCGTGGCGATTACGACGTTTTCCAGCTCCACCGCCTCTACCTGCGCCACTTCCTACTGTCTGGCTACCACCTCgatttcttctatctttattacgACGCGATTGTCTACGATCATCGAAGCTCATTTTTCGATTATCACCTGAATCATAACTATCATATGATGACTGGAAGCTATCCTCGCTATTAACAGATATAGTTGGTGAACGACGATGGTGATGGTGaccatgatgatgatcatgatgtgGTATAAAACCGCTAGTTCGAGTTATAGATGGACTACCGCCACGTACGCAAACCATTTCATCTTCATCAATTTCATCGGTCATTTTCATCATATCATCATAATGATCTGTGTCCAGAATTTTCATCCTTTTTGACTGGAATCGGGAAAAAGCAATTTACTATAGAAGCTTAGACTTTCGTTTGGGAAATTACTCACCTTTTTATTCTCTCTTTCCTCTCGTTTCTTACGCTTACGTGCTCGCCTTATATCCTCCACATAGTCATTTTTATCGGACTTATCATAAATATCCATATTTCCACTGATATTTTTCGAAAGTTTTGGCATTGGTGGCTCAATGCCATCCTTTTTTAGGGCCGCAGCAATAGCGTTCTCTATATTTCCAGCCCAGTCATCTGTGAAATTAAATGgggaaaaaaaataagaatgaaTACTCTGTCTCCTGTTCACCAATTTCTGGAGGCGTGTAGAGGCATTATAGGACACCTCTCCCTATAATGTTGTCACCAATTTTAATCCTAACTCTATTTGCCATGAAATAAGAGTTGTAGCCTGGCATATCACTTAACCATCAAAACGGAAAGAGGGTGTCTCTCGAAGATCGTAAATGCATTTGCTGCAAGTTAGTAATAGGAAAGGAGAAGAAGGATTTCCATATATTGCTGGCTAAGGATCAAACCCTATTGTCAAGAGGGTAGCGTGACGTGACGTTCACATCCCTATCTCTTGAGTCAAGTGGATCACTTCCAgaaaagtcatcatcatcatcatcaacggcgcaacaaccggtatccggtctaggcctgcctaaataaggaactccagacatcccggctttgcaccgaggtccaccaattcgatatccctaaaagctgtctggcctcctgacccacgccatcgctccatcttaggcagggtctgcctcgtcttctttttctaccatagatattgtgccttatagactttccgggtgggatgtacagtaagagctttgacactatggtgagacgtttcgagcggaacagataAAAAGTGTAAAAGATTCGTGTGAGTACAAGGTTTCCGATTTACTCCTCCAAAGTACAGTGGTAGGGGAATCGGGACAATTACCACAGCACGTGTATCACAACATTTGCGTTGCAAACCACGATCAAAATTTGGTTCCTTAGTATATTGCAAGGGTTATTTCAAATAAGGTTCCCCCCACCACCGCCTTGATTCCCCCCACCACCGATCCCAACAACAATCGCCCGTTGGCGACGGTCACTACCGGCTTGACAGTCGTCCGGCCTGACCGCCATCGCTGTCATCGGCAGATGCGAAATCCGTGTCGTCATCCGATTTTTGCACGCTAAAAAGTTACCACCCATAGAAATTTATCGCCAGTTAAGTGAAGTGTATGGGGGAAAGGTGTATAATCATTCAACATGTCCGCAAATGGTCTAGGGAGTTTGCTGACTGCCACACGGACATCCACGATGAACAACGGAGCGGGAGGGGGGTCGAACTCCGGCGTAGTTGTGGCGGAGATTGAGCGAATCATGCTCGAAGATCGGCGGATCACAACCCGGCAATTGGCTGCTAAAATTTCTAAGGCTTCTGAATCTTTCCACAATAAACTTGACAAGTTATTGCGAGACATAGAAAAACCTCAGATGGGCTATCCAAAATCATCGTAAGGGAGGACTCATTGAAGTCGTAAGATTGTAACACGACAATGCGCATGTCTCGCAACAAATGAATGACTTAATCGATGGATTTGGCTGGGAAGTCATTGCTGATCCCCCTTGCGGCCCCCCCTTGGTGAATTTTTGGGAAGATTTCTGTCTTTGCCATGACCATTCCCGGAAGGATTTAAACTTGGAAAATAGAATATCATATGTTGCCTGTCACGCTTTCAAGAGAGCAAAGCATtcgttgaaaaatataaagagGGAAAGGTAAAGTGTCTCTAATCAGATGCAGGAACAAGCTTTTCAAAGGGGTTTGATGAATCTTTGAAGAAGAACCGTATTCCAAATGGATTAACTGTGACATCTAACCTAGAATAAAATGGGaatccgcggctgctaggtagtgcgagtagactcggcccccgacagccgccagcggaacaccgactgtattccccgagggactgccaagaacagagccttgcctggccaatccgtcagcccgctcattctcctctatgttcctatgcccgggaacccagaggagagtgatcttgagcgtgtcgcccagatggttgagcgtgtctctgcactgccccaccaaccgggaagatatcgtcgttgagtacaaggccttgatggccgcttggctgtcggtcagaatggctatgttacgcttggggctcgaatcacgctccagctatcgacagacttccaatatcgccagtacttccgcctggaatacactggcgaaacctgggagaccatacgtgtgtattcgagaaaacccccgcgccgactccataggccatctttgatccgtccgtaaagaataccgtgtcatagtcttgcaacacgccgccggtcttccactttgccctggttggaaggtccacagcaaagtttctcgtgaaattcaGCTTGCGTGGGGGAtgtccagatttctcgaggtatttcatctagaatgttgctgtggccgtaggacttcactgcccagcatccggactcacgtagtctgacggcactgcacgctgcaacatatttgatgtggaggtcaagggggaggagatgcaggagtacattgagagcatctgccgggcaggactgcagagcccccgtagcacctgcacacgcggttctttgaatcctattaagcttcgttctattgtatttcttccttaaagcctgccaccatacaatagagccgtacgtcaggatcggacgcactacagcggtgtacatccagagaaccatcctcggccggagaccccatttcttggcaaaggttctcttacaggcatagaaggctatacaggccttctcaaccctcagttctatgttcaacctccaatttagcttaggatccaggattacacccagatactttacattagaggaaagaaccagatggtagatggaattcaggtatccttgtcttggtggtgaatagcatcagttgcgttttggttgggtttatgctgagtccgcatcttgcggcccacaggcacacctttcgcaacgcataatggacagaaaca of the Hermetia illucens chromosome 7, iHerIll2.2.curated.20191125, whole genome shotgun sequence genome contains:
- the LOC119660727 gene encoding protein suppressor of sable-like isoform X1 — translated: MDIERNSEKQLSSNPETNNSSTINSQNLSYKTNHSEGLEETNLKQQSKQDNMSSDKMDRELESKDNEKDDDDLEDGEIETDDDDDEPIITSVTVRDSNHDAKTKFITSSSQISTITPTAPTSNKTFPSKTAIGGGGIGSVGVTSATALSTSGNGSPKIDSDLTMPTSKKSSKIRRTDIVDDDWAGNIENAIAAALKKDGIEPPMPKLSKNISGNMDIYDKSDKNDYVEDIRRARKRKKREERENKKSKRMKILDTDHYDDMMKMTDEIDEDEMVCVRGGSPSITRTSGFIPHHDHHHGHHHHRRSPTISVNSEDSFQSSYDSYDSGDNRKMSFDDRRQSRRNKDRRNRGGSQTVGSGAGRGGGAGKRRNRHDSDGVCIMNMRGHCNDGDDCSRSHDARAPRKLELCKFYLMNCCAKKDKCSYMHADFPCKYYYLGMECVYKSECKFSHGDPLTEQLKNILLKHIETAPKEILGNFRRISREAATNQLLATHAKLCAEKGIENTFDLPSSPQSSSGLIMQSSSSFGRQSRSPAPLSQSFGRQSRSPSDSNRGSGNPFASSNVSSQPMYPSNDEEDWDKDDRDKAASTSNNSTNNLSFSSSNKSADKPRKSRWRDFSGSQSSTSGSQPTSVAASDILSLKNLKGVITPEQIERLEAIGIENLEQISQLTVAQLNSVGLTISQINEIQLNAMNIQKLGLISQSASATTTTASTSSVLPSSANLSQNSSTSNLSSTIAATHSSSVFNDDSQSVSQDVDMRFLVGAVQASGTSKQASGSTVTTNVNSQLAPLSSQITESSTTSSIVGGSQLQDLDIASPEPTPNSGKIGTNCSNTMDFSQYLKDSNLKDADKTDFNDLLKEDKEDDDPSNEDEPELLIDESRYNGSDDESGIASPPKPIPRSVFTTKGEDDDDWDDDGDIPAASTTQHNTSDYRKEDSDSNYRKEDADQWQENSNDRWQSNEDNTSWQKSNNTRWQQGQQDFNNERGKMRWQQNKTDSWMDSKDDFPWQKKTNSPSDFYGGAANNSRNDRSDYSGFNSNSSSRRDDYYGGRNQQRNDPRNKTGSSYEDKDSFYDRSSSSMASGQFRDPRLGGGGGSLDDRRNFTPNQTKSTKPVDNYEGDWDADEDNVKAGDHLDTTTRSSISEESSSMAVIQQDVIPSVIREPSPPPKYQRASIYDGAAIGSGDDDEENSRGGADDDDREYSGDRDMRVSSFLESGDIDLRLPFKPVMTNYTPATEIDGSIASHAPIPYKVYEVSIPKPDYSEIRRTMTVTEKTLDPRLRRIFCLKEPIGDQFGTDSDMLRSPPHTAPPLLLGSIQKSTPDPIDKTNVGISIGGPRLDPRRRKENADGSGASSLLSKPVGQSQTSGSGLGQNVDIRMLLQKSVWYKNLNSKFKIMVNQQLALVSTELKKFHQDPNPDKVFDMNFLATNQYLQQVLTNLGIFIDSNGQILQLDAENEDPIMGGAPVPGPGMLMPGGNIHMESIPPLTGMGGMDFMRPSQPPHMGPMNPQFMNPPGMMHSFPPRFGGDVRTGLLGVQPPPKFNPFGGNPHIPFHGGMDDYGGDQHQVGGNNPFEQGGVNDMPGGGGGGNKFYGGSDRPSSGGGNRGGGRNFRQGGGGNPRNDRWSGGNQGRNNQGRNRNYDNRSGGSGGGGNSGNDRGNNDRDSIRRDAPVQQEEEEDNWD
- the LOC119660727 gene encoding protein suppressor of sable-like isoform X2, which codes for MDIERNSEKQLSSNPETNNSSTINSQNLSYKTNHSEGLEETNLKQQSKQDNMSSDKMDRELESKDNEKDDDDLEDGEIETDDDDDEPIITSVTVRDSNHDAKTKFITSSSQISTITPTAPTSNKTFPSKTAIGGGGIGSVGVTSATALSTSGNGSPKIDSDLTMPTSKKSSKIRRTDIVDDDWAGNIENAIAAALKKDGIEPPMPKLSKNISGNMDIYDKSDKNDYVEDIRRARKRKKREERENKKSKRMKILDTDHYDDMMKMTDEIDEDEMVCVRGGSPSITRTSGFIPHHDHHHGHHHHRRSPTISVNSEDSFQSSYDSYDSGDNRKMSFDDRRQSRRNKDRRNRGGSQTVGSGAGRGGGAGKRRNRHDSDGGDDCSRSHDARAPRKLELCKFYLMNCCAKKDKCSYMHADFPCKYYYLGMECVYKSECKFSHGDPLTEQLKNILLKHIETAPKEILGNFRRISREAATNQLLATHAKLCAEKGIENTFDLPSSPQSSSGLIMQSSSSFGRQSRSPAPLSQSFGRQSRSPSDSNRGSGNPFASSNVSSQPMYPSNDEEDWDKDDRDKAASTSNNSTNNLSFSSSNKSADKPRKSRWRDFSGSQSSTSGSQPTSVAASDILSLKNLKGVITPEQIERLEAIGIENLEQISQLTVAQLNSVGLTISQINEIQLNAMNIQKLGLISQSASATTTTASTSSVLPSSANLSQNSSTSNLSSTIAATHSSSVFNDDSQSVSQDVDMRFLVGAVQASGTSKQASGSTVTTNVNSQLAPLSSQITESSTTSSIVGGSQLQDLDIASPEPTPNSGKIGTNCSNTMDFSQYLKDSNLKDADKTDFNDLLKEDKEDDDPSNEDEPELLIDESRYNGSDDESGIASPPKPIPRSVFTTKGEDDDDWDDDGDIPAASTTQHNTSDYRKEDSDSNYRKEDADQWQENSNDRWQSNEDNTSWQKSNNTRWQQGQQDFNNERGKMRWQQNKTDSWMDSKDDFPWQKKTNSPSDFYGGAANNSRNDRSDYSGFNSNSSSRRDDYYGGRNQQRNDPRNKTGSSYEDKDSFYDRSSSSMASGQFRDPRLGGGGGSLDDRRNFTPNQTKSTKPVDNYEGDWDADEDNVKAGDHLDTTTRSSISEESSSMAVIQQDVIPSVIREPSPPPKYQRASIYDGAAIGSGDDDEENSRGGADDDDREYSGDRDMRVSSFLESGDIDLRLPFKPVMTNYTPATEIDGSIASHAPIPYKVYEVSIPKPDYSEIRRTMTVTEKTLDPRLRRIFCLKEPIGDQFGTDSDMLRSPPHTAPPLLLGSIQKSTPDPIDKTNVGISIGGPRLDPRRRKENADGSGASSLLSKPVGQSQTSGSGLGQNVDIRMLLQKSVWYKNLNSKFKIMVNQQLALVSTELKKFHQDPNPDKVFDMNFLATNQYLQQVLTNLGIFIDSNGQILQLDAENEDPIMGGAPVPGPGMLMPGGNIHMESIPPLTGMGGMDFMRPSQPPHMGPMNPQFMNPPGMMHSFPPRFGGDVRTGLLGVQPPPKFNPFGGNPHIPFHGGMDDYGGDQHQVGGNNPFEQGGVNDMPGGGGGGNKFYGGSDRPSSGGGNRGGGRNFRQGGGGNPRNDRWSGGNQGRNNQGRNRNYDNRSGGSGGGGNSGNDRGNNDRDSIRRDAPVQQEEEEDNWD